One region of Salvelinus namaycush isolate Seneca chromosome 3, SaNama_1.0, whole genome shotgun sequence genomic DNA includes:
- the LOC120044943 gene encoding procathepsin L-like gives MTALYLAVLVLCVSAVCAAPRFDSQLEGHWHLWKNWHSKNYHESEEGWRRMVWEKNLKKIEMHNLEHTMGKHSYRLGMNHFGDMTNEEFRQTMNGYKQTTERKFKGSLFMEPNYLQAPKAVDWREKGYVTPVKDQGSCGSCWAFSTTGAMEGQQFRKTGKLVSLSEQNLVDCSRPEGNEGCNGGLMDQAFQYIQDNAGLDTEESYPYVGTDEDPCHYKPEFSAANETGFVDIPSGKEHAMMKAVAAVGPVSVAIDAGHESFQFYESGIYYEKECSSEELDHGVLVVGYGFEGEDVDGKKYWIVKNSWSEKWGDKGYIYMAKDRKNHCGIATASSYPLV, from the exons ATGACAGCACTGTACTTGGCAGTGTTGGTGCTCTGTGTGAGTGCTGTGTGTGCGGCTCCTAGGTTTGACTCTCAGTTGGAGGGCCATTGGCACCTGTGGAAAAACTGGCACAGCAAGAACTACCATGAG AGCGAGGAGGGCTGGAGGAGGATGGTTTGGGAGAAAAACCTGAAGAAGATTGAGATGCACAACCTCGAACACACCATGGGAAAACACTCCTACCGTCTGGGCATGAACCACTTTGGTGACATG ACCAATGAAGAGTTCAGGCAGACGATGAACGGCTACAAGCAGACGACTGAGAGGAAGTTCAAGGGCTCTCTGTTCATGGAACCCAACTACCTGCAGGCACCTAAAGCTGTTGATTGGAGGGAGAAGGGCTACGTCACTCCCGTCAAGGACCAG GGATCATGTGGGTCTTGCTGGGCGTTCAGCACCACCGGGGCCATGGAGGGGCAGCAGTTCAGGAAGACTGGCAAGCTGGTGTCTCTGAGTGAACAGAACCTGGTGGACTGCTCCAGACCGGAGGGCAACGAGGGCTGTAACGGTGGGCTCATGGACCAGGCCTTCCAGTACATCCAGGACAACGCCGGCCTGGACACAGAGGAGTCCTATCCCTACGTCGGCACT GATGAGGACCCTTGCCACTACAAGCCAGAGTTCAGTGCTGCCAACGAGACTGGTTTTGTGGACATCCCCAGTGGCAAGGAGCATGCTATGATGAAGGCTGTGGCTGCAGTCGGTCCTGTCTCTGTTGCCATCGATGCCGGCCACGAGTCCTTTCAGTTCTATGAGTCTG GGATCTACTATGAGAAGGAGTGCAGCAGTGAGGAGTTGGACCATGGCGTTCTAGTGGTGGGATATGGTTTTGAAGGAGAGGATGTGGATGGCAAGAAATACTGGATAGTCAAGAACAG CTGGAGTGAGAAATGGGGAGACAAAGGCTACATCTACATGGCCAAAGACAGGAAGAACCACTGTGGTATCGCCACGGCATCCAGCTACCCACTGGTCTAG